A genomic stretch from Corynebacterium terpenotabidum Y-11 includes:
- a CDS encoding glycosyltransferase family 4 protein — protein sequence MNGQQLRIAIVAESFLPQVNGVVNSVLRILEHLRDQGHDALVIAPALTWRERRAGSHAVTEAVGFPVVRVPAVQLPRIDSLPVGVPTPAVLRILRRYRPDVVHLASPFVLGAGAAAAARILRIPTVAVYQTDVPGFVDQYDLGFLIPPARIGAWGVVRMIHNRAALTLAPSHATMRELTSHGVRRVLYWPRGVDVDLFSPDRRKDALRRAWLGEGGDAARHLVGYVGRLASEKNVQRLAALADRPDLQLVIVGDGPERQQLEQLMPTAVFTGALHGTELAEAYASLDVFVHTGEFETFCQGLHEALASGVPSIAPAAGGPLDLIEDQVSGELLEVSSFTRDLPGAVDRLTGPDHDRMADAARAGVLHRRWPELCGELVDVYRRVVSSDVTARVV from the coding sequence GTGAACGGACAACAGCTGCGGATCGCCATCGTCGCGGAGAGTTTTCTGCCGCAGGTCAACGGGGTGGTCAACTCGGTGCTGCGGATTCTCGAACATCTGCGGGACCAGGGCCATGACGCCCTGGTCATCGCTCCGGCTCTGACCTGGCGGGAAAGACGCGCGGGCTCCCACGCCGTGACCGAAGCGGTCGGCTTCCCGGTGGTGCGGGTCCCGGCGGTCCAGCTGCCCCGCATCGACTCGCTCCCGGTCGGGGTGCCGACGCCGGCGGTACTGCGGATACTGCGCCGGTACCGCCCCGACGTCGTCCATCTGGCAAGTCCCTTCGTCCTCGGGGCGGGGGCCGCGGCAGCGGCGCGCATCCTGCGGATCCCCACGGTGGCGGTGTACCAGACCGATGTGCCGGGCTTCGTGGACCAGTATGACCTGGGGTTCCTCATTCCGCCGGCGCGGATCGGGGCGTGGGGTGTGGTCCGGATGATCCACAATCGCGCGGCACTGACGCTCGCCCCGTCCCACGCGACGATGCGGGAGCTGACGTCCCACGGGGTGCGGCGGGTGCTCTACTGGCCCCGTGGGGTGGACGTCGATCTGTTCTCCCCGGACCGTCGGAAGGACGCACTGCGTCGTGCCTGGCTCGGGGAGGGTGGGGACGCCGCCCGGCATCTCGTCGGCTATGTCGGACGCCTGGCCAGTGAGAAGAACGTGCAGCGGTTGGCGGCGTTGGCGGACCGACCGGATCTCCAGCTCGTCATCGTCGGTGACGGTCCGGAACGCCAGCAGCTCGAACAGCTGATGCCGACAGCGGTGTTCACCGGGGCCCTGCACGGCACGGAACTGGCGGAGGCCTATGCCAGCCTGGACGTGTTCGTCCACACCGGGGAGTTCGAGACCTTCTGTCAGGGACTGCATGAGGCGTTGGCGTCCGGGGTGCCCAGTATCGCCCCGGCGGCCGGTGGACCGCTGGACCTCATCGAGGACCAGGTGAGTGGGGAGCTGCTGGAGGTGTCGTCGTTCACCCGGGACCTGCCGGGTGCGGTGGACCGGCTGACCGGCCCTGACCACGACCGGATGGCGGACGCCGCCCGGGCCGGGGTGCTGCACCGGCGGTGGCCGGAACTGTGCGGGGAGCTGGTGGACGTGTACCGGCGGGTGGTCTCCAGTGACGTGACGGCTAGAGTGGTCTGA
- the rplA gene encoding 50S ribosomal protein L1, with amino-acid sequence MSKTSKAYKAAAEKIDAGRIYRPLEAAKLAKETSSTKFDATVDVAVRLGVDPRKADQLVRGTVSLPNGTGKNVRVIVFAEGPNATAAEEAGAEAVGTAELIEKIQGGWTDFDAAIATPDQMAKVGRVARVLGPRGLMPNPKTGTVTTDVAKAVQEIKGGKIAFRVDKAANLHAVIGKASFTEQALAENYGALIDELLRLKPSAAKGIYLKKVTVSTTSGPGISVDPSVVKGYAE; translated from the coding sequence ATGAGCAAGACTTCCAAGGCTTACAAGGCCGCCGCCGAGAAGATCGACGCCGGCCGTATCTACCGTCCCCTCGAGGCCGCCAAGCTGGCCAAGGAGACCTCCTCGACCAAGTTCGACGCCACCGTCGACGTCGCCGTCCGCCTGGGCGTCGACCCCCGCAAGGCTGACCAGCTGGTCCGCGGAACCGTCTCCCTGCCCAACGGCACCGGTAAGAACGTCCGCGTCATCGTCTTCGCCGAGGGCCCGAACGCCACCGCTGCCGAAGAGGCTGGCGCTGAGGCTGTCGGCACCGCCGAGCTGATCGAGAAGATCCAGGGCGGCTGGACCGACTTCGACGCCGCGATCGCCACCCCGGACCAGATGGCCAAGGTCGGTCGCGTTGCCCGCGTCCTCGGCCCGCGTGGTCTCATGCCGAACCCGAAGACCGGCACCGTCACCACCGACGTCGCCAAGGCCGTCCAGGAGATCAAGGGCGGCAAGATCGCCTTCCGCGTCGACAAGGCTGCCAACCTGCACGCCGTGATCGGTAAGGCCTCCTTCACCGAGCAGGCCCTCGCCGAGAACTACGGTGCGCTCATCGATGAGCTGCTGCGCCTCAAGCCGTCCGCGGCCAAGGGCATCTACCTCAAGAAGGTCACCGTCTCCACCACCTCGGGCCCGGGCATCTCGGTTGACCCGTCCGTGGTCAAGGGCTACGCCGAGTAG
- the secE gene encoding preprotein translocase subunit SecE, protein MSDENTTNDRLRPSGKRQVEQADKGTTAKVTAARVTDDAGHRGSRGPIAYAGSVGREMKKVIWPTGREMVSSTVITVVFLVIMVALCATVDYLTHDGVEFIFGF, encoded by the coding sequence GTGAGTGACGAGAACACCACCAACGACCGTCTCCGGCCGTCCGGTAAGCGTCAGGTCGAGCAGGCCGACAAGGGCACCACGGCCAAGGTCACCGCGGCGCGTGTCACCGATGATGCCGGCCACCGGGGCTCCCGGGGGCCGATCGCCTACGCCGGTTCCGTCGGGCGGGAGATGAAGAAGGTCATCTGGCCGACCGGCCGGGAGATGGTGTCCTCCACGGTCATCACCGTCGTCTTCCTGGTGATCATGGTCGCACTGTGCGCCACTGTGGACTACCTCACCCATGACGGTGTGGAATTCATCTTCGGCTTCTGA
- a CDS encoding geranylgeranyl reductase family protein: MNASTLPAPLPTSCDLLVIGAGPAGAATAAAAALTGTDVTLVDMQDFPRDKTCGDGLTPRAVHALTRLWGGDPTLPSPHTGDVGILAGRPEIRGLALHGFGGSVHSPWPEHPAFPPRGSAVPRTDLDDALVRFAASCGAQVVTGWKAVEVHHAAASTAGIVDAVTFRAGRQTHTVTCRTLVLAEGVRSGIARQLGVTWLRGLVHGIAARSYCTTPRGNDPWIHSHLELRDAAGTAQPGYGWIFPLGDGVNLGCGALSTSTRPAKVNVRKLLGEYADLVRPEWDLGTPTQVASALLPMGGAVTRVAGVNWATVGDTAALVNPLNGEGIDYALESAQDLVALLPDAVRSPDGLRHLWPAHLREQYGDAFSLARRLATLLTMPGLLAAVGPLGFRGPTAPVVMGAATRLMGNLVTPDDRDLTARAWLAAGKLSAAHDRFWHEDSRPLFG, encoded by the coding sequence ATGAACGCCAGCACACTCCCCGCACCCCTGCCTACCTCCTGTGACCTCCTGGTCATCGGGGCAGGCCCGGCCGGTGCAGCGACCGCCGCGGCCGCCGCCCTCACCGGCACCGACGTCACCCTGGTCGACATGCAGGATTTCCCGCGTGACAAGACCTGCGGCGACGGCCTCACCCCGCGCGCCGTCCATGCCCTGACCCGGCTGTGGGGCGGCGACCCCACACTCCCCTCACCGCACACCGGGGACGTCGGCATCCTCGCCGGACGCCCGGAGATCCGCGGCCTGGCCCTGCACGGTTTCGGTGGTTCAGTGCACTCCCCCTGGCCCGAGCACCCCGCATTCCCGCCCCGGGGCTCCGCGGTCCCCCGTACCGACCTGGACGATGCGCTGGTGCGCTTCGCGGCGTCCTGCGGCGCGCAGGTGGTCACCGGGTGGAAGGCGGTCGAGGTGCACCACGCCGCAGCGTCCACCGCCGGGATCGTCGACGCCGTGACCTTCCGGGCCGGACGGCAGACGCACACCGTCACCTGCCGCACCCTGGTGCTCGCCGAGGGGGTGCGCAGCGGCATCGCCCGGCAGCTCGGCGTGACCTGGCTGCGCGGGCTGGTCCACGGCATCGCCGCCCGGTCCTACTGCACCACCCCGCGCGGGAACGACCCCTGGATCCACTCCCACCTGGAACTGCGGGACGCGGCGGGTACCGCCCAGCCCGGCTACGGGTGGATCTTCCCCCTCGGCGACGGAGTGAACCTGGGGTGCGGGGCACTGTCGACCTCGACCCGTCCGGCGAAGGTCAACGTGCGGAAGCTGCTCGGCGAGTACGCCGACCTGGTGCGCCCGGAATGGGATCTCGGGACGCCGACACAGGTGGCGTCGGCACTGCTGCCGATGGGCGGGGCGGTGACCCGGGTCGCCGGGGTGAACTGGGCCACCGTTGGCGACACCGCCGCCCTGGTCAACCCGCTGAACGGGGAGGGCATCGACTATGCACTCGAGTCGGCACAGGACCTTGTCGCCCTGCTGCCGGACGCTGTCCGCTCCCCCGACGGACTGCGTCACCTGTGGCCCGCCCACCTGCGGGAGCAGTACGGGGACGCGTTCTCACTCGCCCGTCGCCTCGCCACCCTGCTGACGATGCCGGGGCTGCTGGCCGCGGTCGGCCCGTTGGGCTTCCGCGGCCCCACCGCGCCTGTGGTGATGGGTGCGGCGACCCGGCTCATGGGTAACCTCGTCACCCCCGACGACCGGGATCTCACCGCCCGGGCCTGGCTCGCCGCCGGGAAGCTCAGCGCCGCCCACGACCGGTTCTGGCACGAGGATTCACGGCCGCTGTTCGGCTAG
- a CDS encoding demethylmenaquinone methyltransferase, with amino-acid sequence MSRASLEKDPHDVAAMFDAVGKNYDLTNTILSFGQDRLWRKRTRRRLDLAPGDKVLDLAAGTAVSTVELAESGAWCVACDFSQGMLAAGGDRDVPKVCGDGMNLPFADNSFDAVTISFGLRNIVDPAAGLREMARVTKPGGKLTVCEFSTPVVPVFSTIYKEYLMRALPAVAKAVSSNAEAYVYLAESIRAWPGQEELADLVNDNGWQGCGWQNLTFGITALHSATKPLG; translated from the coding sequence ATGTCGCGAGCCAGCCTGGAGAAGGACCCGCACGACGTCGCCGCCATGTTTGACGCCGTCGGCAAGAACTACGATCTCACCAACACCATCCTGTCGTTCGGGCAGGACCGGTTGTGGCGCAAGCGCACCCGCCGCCGCCTCGACCTGGCCCCCGGGGACAAGGTCCTTGACCTGGCCGCCGGTACCGCCGTCTCCACCGTTGAACTGGCCGAATCCGGGGCCTGGTGTGTGGCCTGTGACTTCTCCCAGGGCATGCTCGCCGCCGGTGGCGACCGGGACGTGCCGAAGGTCTGCGGTGACGGGATGAATCTCCCGTTCGCCGACAACAGCTTCGATGCGGTGACCATCAGCTTCGGTCTGCGGAATATCGTCGACCCGGCCGCGGGACTGCGGGAGATGGCGCGGGTGACGAAGCCGGGTGGGAAGCTCACCGTCTGTGAGTTCTCCACCCCGGTCGTGCCGGTGTTCTCCACGATCTACAAGGAGTACCTCATGCGGGCGCTGCCGGCGGTGGCGAAGGCGGTGTCCTCGAATGCCGAGGCGTACGTCTACCTTGCGGAGTCGATCCGTGCCTGGCCGGGCCAGGAGGAGCTTGCGGACCTGGTGAATGACAACGGCTGGCAGGGGTGCGGCTGGCAGAACCTCACCTTCGGTATCACCGCGCTGCACAGCGCGACGAAGCCGCTGGGCTGA
- the nusG gene encoding transcription termination/antitermination protein NusG, giving the protein MSDNDDARTEDTAAPLSAEGLAAAAQEDVQQSVSEISELDAAAEQSPEDAALEAYKTRLREFMRALKKLPGQWYIIQCYSGYENKVKTNLEMRAQTLGVDQQIHEVVVPIEEVTQLKDGKRKIVKQKLLPGYVLVRVELDDPSWSVIRDTPGVTSFVGNAGEPTPVKIREVAKFLLPPETATVPADAEAADSASGVDVSATGVAMAPSAGGDQVEVDYEVGESVTVLSGPFASVSATISQIDTANSKLKALVSIFGRETPVELEFDQVEKLN; this is encoded by the coding sequence ATGAGCGACAATGACGACGCCCGTACTGAAGACACCGCCGCCCCGCTGAGCGCCGAGGGCCTGGCTGCCGCCGCGCAGGAGGACGTCCAGCAGTCCGTCAGCGAAATCAGCGAACTCGACGCCGCCGCTGAGCAGAGCCCGGAAGATGCCGCCCTCGAGGCCTACAAGACTCGGCTGCGTGAGTTCATGCGTGCCCTGAAAAAGCTCCCGGGCCAGTGGTACATCATCCAGTGCTACTCCGGCTACGAGAACAAGGTGAAGACCAACCTGGAGATGCGCGCCCAGACCCTCGGTGTGGACCAGCAGATCCACGAGGTCGTCGTGCCGATCGAAGAAGTCACCCAGCTCAAGGACGGCAAGCGCAAGATCGTCAAGCAGAAGCTCCTGCCGGGCTACGTCCTCGTCCGCGTCGAGCTCGATGACCCGTCCTGGTCCGTCATCCGCGACACCCCCGGCGTCACCTCCTTCGTCGGCAACGCCGGCGAGCCGACCCCGGTCAAGATCCGCGAGGTCGCGAAGTTCCTCCTGCCGCCGGAGACCGCCACGGTCCCGGCGGACGCCGAGGCCGCGGATTCCGCGTCCGGGGTGGACGTCTCCGCGACTGGTGTCGCCATGGCCCCGTCCGCGGGCGGCGACCAGGTCGAGGTCGACTACGAGGTCGGCGAGTCCGTCACCGTCCTGTCCGGACCGTTCGCCTCGGTCTCCGCGACGATCTCCCAGATCGACACGGCGAACAGCAAGCTCAAGGCCCTGGTCTCGATTTTCGGTCGGGAAACCCCGGTCGAGCTCGAGTTTGATCAGGTCGAGAAGCTCAACTAA
- a CDS encoding polyprenyl synthetase family protein translates to MARTNSGEQMGLDLGDADLNDFIADGMPRVEAALQKSLSTGESFLTDKVQHLALAGGKRFRPMFALLASRYGTDVPTAPAAVVDAAVVVELTHLATLYHDDVMDEAERRRGTPSANARWDNSVAILAGDYIFAAASAIMADLGTDTVRHFSETFGELVTGQMRETVGCPEGTDPVEHYMTVIQEKTGVLIASAGYLGSLHGGAPEEYCTALFQFGRNLGQIFQIIDDIIDVWSDPKESGKTPGTDLREGVFTLPVLYAMQEDTDGGRRLREILTGPVTEDALVDEALTLIRTSDGRERSLADVEHYRDLGRAELAKLPAGATTTALTELMDYSLARLG, encoded by the coding sequence ATGGCACGTACTAACTCCGGTGAACAGATGGGGTTGGATCTTGGGGACGCCGACCTCAACGACTTCATCGCCGACGGGATGCCCAGGGTCGAGGCTGCCCTGCAGAAGTCTCTGTCGACCGGGGAGAGTTTCCTCACGGACAAGGTCCAGCACCTCGCGCTGGCCGGGGGCAAGCGGTTCCGGCCGATGTTCGCCCTGCTGGCGTCCCGCTACGGCACGGACGTGCCGACCGCACCCGCTGCTGTGGTGGACGCGGCGGTCGTCGTCGAGCTGACCCATCTGGCGACGCTCTACCACGACGATGTCATGGACGAGGCGGAGCGGCGGCGCGGGACGCCCAGCGCCAACGCCCGCTGGGACAACTCGGTGGCGATCCTCGCCGGCGACTATATTTTCGCCGCGGCGTCCGCGATCATGGCTGACCTGGGGACCGATACGGTCCGACACTTCTCCGAGACGTTCGGCGAGCTGGTGACCGGACAGATGCGTGAAACTGTCGGCTGCCCCGAGGGCACCGATCCGGTGGAGCACTACATGACCGTGATCCAGGAGAAGACCGGTGTGCTCATCGCCTCGGCGGGGTATCTCGGGTCCTTGCACGGTGGGGCGCCGGAGGAGTACTGCACGGCGCTGTTCCAGTTCGGCCGGAATCTCGGCCAGATCTTCCAGATCATCGACGACATCATCGACGTGTGGTCGGATCCGAAGGAGTCGGGGAAGACGCCGGGTACCGACCTGCGTGAGGGAGTGTTCACCCTGCCGGTGCTCTACGCCATGCAGGAGGACACCGACGGGGGTCGGCGCCTGCGGGAGATCCTCACCGGTCCGGTGACGGAGGATGCCCTCGTGGACGAGGCGCTGACCCTGATCCGCACCTCGGACGGCCGCGAGCGGTCCCTGGCGGACGTGGAGCACTACCGTGACCTCGGTCGGGCGGAGCTGGCGAAGCTCCCCGCGGGGGCGACGACGACGGCGCTGACCGAGCTGATGGACTACTCGCTCGCGCGACTGGGTTAA
- a CDS encoding DUF3592 domain-containing protein, whose protein sequence is MTEQAAWWRHPVASLLDLPRPSRATVQRRVNQVILAAYLLACVVSASLVVTAAIGDWQISRDRATATAEVLSTGSKTLVRFPDDDGRYHSPTSGLKYPGGLTVGDRVQVEYERGDPENVKVSGRAWTLAFLPAISTWAVSTVVAVVLAGAVRWWFRR, encoded by the coding sequence GTGACTGAACAGGCGGCGTGGTGGCGGCATCCGGTGGCGAGCCTGCTGGATCTGCCGCGACCCTCGCGTGCCACGGTGCAGCGTCGGGTGAACCAGGTCATCCTCGCCGCCTACCTGCTGGCCTGTGTGGTCAGTGCATCTCTGGTGGTCACCGCGGCGATCGGGGACTGGCAGATCAGCCGCGACCGGGCCACCGCCACCGCCGAGGTGCTGTCCACCGGGTCGAAGACCCTGGTCCGGTTCCCCGATGACGACGGACGCTACCACTCGCCGACCTCGGGGCTGAAATACCCGGGCGGACTCACGGTCGGCGACCGGGTACAGGTCGAGTACGAGCGGGGAGACCCGGAGAATGTGAAGGTCTCGGGCCGGGCGTGGACGCTCGCTTTCCTGCCGGCGATCTCCACCTGGGCGGTGAGCACCGTTGTCGCCGTGGTGCTGGCCGGTGCCGTGCGGTGGTGGTTCCGCCGGTGA
- a CDS encoding IS1249 family transposase → MKTNRPRCPVCHGAMKKNGTTSKGTTRWRCTTCNASSTRTTQTTAVQAATFRTFINWATSTHSLDNAASAQHVTARTLQRRFTWCWYITVPHTPDPHRIHDQIFIDGTYLAGGCLLIAATTTHVIDWHWCRRENTTAYTSLLTGIAAPLLITTDGGQGAQSAIRNLWPATNVQRCLVHVQRTVRRHTTSRPRTPAGKTLYRLALKLTRIPDLDAAADWVARLHEFSTVYADYLNEKTTAEPATTPGQRNWTWTHARVRKAHNSLLTVYRRGHLFNYLTVAQDPTTSDDASSPALKPTTNTLEGGINAMIKNLARAHRGLTAEHQRTVIDWWLHLHTQIPDDPVKIAGDQRWGQTALAKAQDLLAAEEPGPSEDGRPAIYDTAIDSTYQHSMGVQKGWVGR, encoded by the coding sequence GTGAAAACCAACAGACCCCGATGCCCCGTCTGCCACGGCGCGATGAAGAAGAACGGCACCACCTCCAAAGGCACCACCCGCTGGCGCTGCACCACCTGCAACGCCTCCTCAACCCGCACCACCCAGACCACCGCAGTTCAGGCCGCGACGTTCAGAACCTTCATCAACTGGGCCACCAGCACCCACTCCCTCGACAATGCCGCGTCAGCACAGCACGTCACCGCCCGCACCCTGCAACGACGCTTCACCTGGTGCTGGTACATCACCGTCCCCCACACCCCTGACCCTCACCGCATCCACGACCAGATCTTCATCGACGGCACCTACCTCGCCGGCGGCTGCCTGCTGATCGCCGCCACCACCACCCACGTCATCGACTGGCACTGGTGCCGACGCGAAAACACCACCGCCTACACCAGCCTTCTGACCGGCATTGCCGCCCCACTGCTGATCACCACCGACGGTGGTCAAGGCGCCCAATCCGCCATCAGGAACCTCTGGCCTGCCACGAATGTGCAACGCTGCCTCGTCCACGTCCAACGAACTGTCCGCCGCCACACCACCAGCAGACCCCGCACACCGGCCGGAAAAACCCTCTACCGCCTCGCCCTGAAACTCACCCGCATCCCTGATCTGGACGCCGCCGCTGACTGGGTGGCCCGCCTGCACGAGTTCAGCACCGTCTACGCCGATTACCTCAACGAGAAGACCACCGCAGAGCCGGCCACCACACCAGGTCAACGCAACTGGACCTGGACCCACGCCAGGGTCCGCAAAGCCCACAACAGTCTGCTCACCGTCTACCGACGCGGCCACCTGTTCAACTACCTCACCGTCGCACAGGACCCCACCACCAGCGACGACGCCAGCTCACCGGCCTTGAAGCCGACGACGAACACGCTGGAAGGCGGCATCAACGCGATGATCAAGAACCTCGCCCGGGCCCACCGCGGTCTGACCGCCGAACACCAACGCACCGTCATCGACTGGTGGCTTCACCTGCACACACAGATCCCCGACGACCCTGTGAAGATCGCCGGGGACCAGAGATGGGGGCAGACCGCACTCGCCAAAGCACAAGACCTGCTCGCAGCTGAAGAACCGGGACCATCCGAGGACGGTCGGCCAGCCATCTACGACACCGCGATTGACTCCACCTACCAACACTCTATGGGAGTGCAGAAGGGTTGGGTCGGCCGGTGA
- the menD gene encoding 2-succinyl-5-enolpyruvyl-6-hydroxy-3-cyclohexene-1-carboxylic-acid synthase, protein MPCRGGAPGSVGEVTDERPAHGANHAADRAPTTDDCSGTLFPATLVAAVLVDELIRTGVREAVVCPGSRSAAPALAFAEADRLHRLRLHVRTDERSAAFLALGLARRSARPVPVLMTSGTAVANCLPAMVEATASGVPLLILSADRPGSYQGTGANQTIVQAGIFGVHAVASLTLDAALHEDVDHRQIRTTVDRAVTAALDLFGGGVRAGGVQLNMPFVEPLVPGSTADVSLAARIAAEEMVDANANANANAAGATVAAEATPWRAAARPATALPRATTPVRATVPTTPTVTVDLGHRTLVIVGDVRDRTWATEVLDTLADVPTIAEPTAPAPGTPVHPAAAGLFSGSIGSDSAADRAADRSDTAQLRPEQIILVGRPTLHRSVSRLLADPKIRVVALTDRDVIPDVAHTVREWGRSVILAGEHPAGWLRVCEAASAVAVETVQELLAGEDFTGLHVAAAVTDALRDGDALVLGASSAVRDASLSGLPFDGVWAVSNRGAAGIDGTVSTAVGVALAHASDRPELVRAPRTVALMGDLTVLHDMNGFTIGPGEPHPDNLVVVVANDDGGAIFETLEAGNRGLRQFADGADAFNRVFGTPTGADFGALCTGHGVAHRRVESLTELSAALDEHAEGYTDGFLVIEAAVSRAPRAELHAALRAKTTLGGQR, encoded by the coding sequence ATGCCCTGCCGGGGCGGCGCGCCGGGTAGCGTCGGAGAGGTGACTGACGAACGCCCCGCCCACGGTGCCAATCATGCCGCCGACCGTGCCCCGACCACCGACGACTGCTCCGGTACCCTCTTCCCGGCCACACTCGTCGCTGCCGTGCTGGTCGATGAGCTGATTCGCACCGGCGTCCGCGAGGCTGTCGTCTGCCCCGGGTCCCGCTCCGCCGCCCCGGCCCTGGCTTTCGCCGAAGCGGACCGCCTCCACCGGCTTCGCCTCCATGTGCGCACCGATGAACGGTCGGCAGCCTTCCTCGCCCTGGGCCTGGCCCGACGCTCCGCCCGCCCGGTCCCGGTGCTCATGACCTCGGGCACGGCCGTGGCGAACTGCCTGCCGGCGATGGTGGAGGCCACCGCATCCGGCGTGCCGCTGCTCATTCTCTCCGCCGACCGTCCGGGCAGCTACCAGGGCACGGGGGCCAACCAGACCATCGTCCAGGCCGGGATCTTCGGCGTTCATGCCGTCGCATCCCTCACCCTGGACGCCGCCCTGCATGAGGACGTCGACCACCGACAGATCCGCACCACCGTCGACCGCGCGGTCACCGCCGCCCTCGACCTGTTCGGGGGCGGTGTCCGCGCTGGCGGTGTGCAGCTCAATATGCCGTTCGTGGAGCCGCTGGTGCCGGGCTCGACCGCGGATGTGTCCCTGGCCGCCCGGATCGCCGCCGAGGAGATGGTGGACGCCAACGCCAACGCCAACGCCAACGCCGCCGGTGCCACGGTCGCCGCAGAGGCCACTCCCTGGCGTGCCGCCGCCCGCCCGGCCACCGCCCTGCCGCGGGCCACCACCCCGGTGCGTGCCACGGTGCCGACCACCCCGACGGTCACCGTCGACCTCGGCCACCGCACCCTCGTCATCGTCGGTGACGTCCGTGACCGCACCTGGGCGACCGAGGTCCTCGACACTCTCGCGGACGTCCCGACGATCGCCGAGCCGACCGCCCCGGCCCCGGGCACTCCGGTCCATCCGGCGGCGGCTGGCCTGTTCAGCGGAAGCATCGGCTCCGACAGTGCCGCCGACCGTGCCGCCGACCGCAGTGACACCGCACAACTGCGTCCCGAACAGATCATCCTGGTCGGACGCCCCACCCTGCACCGCAGCGTCTCCCGCCTGCTCGCCGATCCGAAGATCCGCGTGGTCGCGCTGACCGACCGGGACGTCATCCCCGATGTGGCCCACACCGTCCGGGAGTGGGGACGCAGCGTCATCCTCGCTGGTGAACACCCCGCCGGGTGGCTGAGAGTCTGCGAGGCAGCGAGCGCAGTGGCCGTGGAGACGGTCCAGGAGCTGCTCGCCGGCGAGGACTTCACCGGTCTGCATGTCGCCGCTGCGGTGACCGATGCCCTGCGCGACGGGGACGCCCTGGTCCTCGGCGCGTCCTCGGCGGTACGGGACGCCTCTCTGTCCGGCCTGCCCTTCGACGGGGTGTGGGCGGTGTCCAACCGGGGCGCCGCGGGGATCGACGGTACGGTCTCCACCGCCGTCGGTGTGGCCCTGGCCCATGCCAGTGACCGCCCGGAGCTGGTCCGCGCGCCCCGGACGGTGGCCCTGATGGGTGATCTCACGGTGCTGCACGACATGAACGGGTTCACCATCGGTCCCGGGGAGCCGCATCCGGACAATCTGGTGGTCGTGGTCGCCAACGATGACGGTGGCGCGATCTTCGAGACACTGGAGGCCGGCAATCGGGGCCTTCGGCAGTTCGCCGACGGGGCGGACGCCTTCAACCGGGTCTTCGGCACCCCCACCGGTGCGGACTTCGGCGCCCTGTGCACCGGCCACGGTGTCGCCCACCGGCGCGTCGAGAGCCTCACAGAGCTCAGTGCCGCCCTCGACGAGCATGCCGAGGGGTACACCGACGGTTTCCTCGTGATCGAGGCGGCCGTGTCCCGCGCACCACGGGCGGAACTGCATGCGGCGCTGCGGGCGAAGACCACACTCGGGGGTCAGCGGTGA
- the rplK gene encoding 50S ribosomal protein L11 translates to MAKKKKVTGLIKLQIQAGAANPAPPVGPALGAHGVNIMEFCKAYNAATESQRGNVVPVEITVYEDRSFDFKLKTPPAAKLLLKAAGIQKGSGVPHTDKVGEVTWEQCREIAQTKFEDINANDLENGARIIAGTARSMGIVVTGIPA, encoded by the coding sequence ATGGCGAAGAAGAAGAAGGTCACTGGCCTGATCAAGCTGCAGATCCAGGCGGGTGCGGCCAACCCGGCTCCGCCGGTCGGCCCGGCGCTCGGTGCGCACGGCGTCAACATCATGGAGTTCTGCAAGGCCTACAACGCGGCCACCGAGTCGCAGCGCGGCAACGTTGTCCCGGTCGAGATCACCGTCTACGAGGACCGCAGCTTCGACTTCAAGCTGAAGACCCCGCCGGCAGCCAAGCTGCTGCTCAAGGCCGCCGGTATCCAGAAGGGCTCCGGCGTCCCCCACACCGACAAGGTCGGTGAGGTCACCTGGGAGCAGTGCCGCGAGATCGCCCAGACCAAGTTCGAGGACATCAACGCCAACGACCTGGAGAACGGCGCCCGCATCATCGCCGGCACCGCCCGCTCCATGGGCATCGTCGTCACCGGCATCCCTGCCTGA